In the genome of Oncorhynchus clarkii lewisi isolate Uvic-CL-2024 chromosome 4, UVic_Ocla_1.0, whole genome shotgun sequence, one region contains:
- the LOC139406613 gene encoding BEN domain-containing protein 5-like isoform X2, giving the protein MYAFVRFLEDDMCYALPASNVKDFRPLHKTDFDNQKVYLVLRTEDNGTGQPCKAQILALADNVDEFEHSIMQKKMKIPKMSTRNMGNSVENHFGEERLPLRHKKAQTPDHGRPTANSSKSLAAVVARLERNAVSSCMEGEEDLEEDKMEEEEEEEEEEEEEEGDSGPEDAVVPRVLYEELVHSYRQQEEEVRRLQQELERTRRQLVQQAKKLKEYGSLLTEVKELRDFNRRLQDVLLMRLGSEPMHDNGTQTIKAEVVEPIIEPQEVCREEANTSSSHSPSPRTVYTFNDGKVHLGGGIWVQEEKWHQLQRTQGDSKFTKNLAVMIWGTETLKNRSVTGVATKKKKDALPKPPLSPSKLKIVRECLYDRVSQETADGAEITQRLSKVNKYICEKIMDINKSIKNEERRESKLLIRQTVKMENFTYDGM; this is encoded by the exons ATGTATGCTTTTGTGAGGTTCTTGGAAGACGATATGTGTTACGCTTTACCCGCTTCAAATGTGAAAGATTTTAGACCTCTGCACAAAACAGATTTTGATAATCAGAAGGTGTATCTGGTTCTCAGAACAGAAGATAATGGTACAGGCCAGCCGTGCAAAGCACAGATTCTTGCCCTTGCAG ATAACGTTGATGAGTTTGAACATAGTATAATGCAAAAAAAGATGAAAATTCCGAAGATGTCAACAAGGAATATGGGAAATTCAGTTGAGAACCACTTTGGGGAGGAACGACTGCCACTGAGACATAAAAAG GCTCAGACACCGGACCATGGGCGTCCCACTGCCAACTCCTCCAAGAGCCTGGCAGCGGTGGTGGCCCGCCTGGAGAGGAATGCTGTGAGTTCCtgcatggagggagaggaggacctggaggaggacaagatggaagaggaggaggaggaggaagaagaggaagaagaagaggagggagactctgggCCTGAGGATGCGGTGGTACCGCGGGTTCTGTATGAGGAGCTGGTCCACAGCTAcaggcagcaggaggaggaggttagGAGGCTACAGCAGGAGCTGGAGAGAACCCGCAGGCAGCTGGTCCAGCAGGCCAAGAAGCTGAAGGAGTATGGCAGCCTGCTGACAGAAGTGAAGGAGTTACGTGACTTCAACAGGAGGCTGCAGGATGTGCTCCTCATGAGGCTGGGCAGcg AGCCTATGCATGACAATGGCACTCAGACAATCAAAGCAGAGGTGGTGGAGCCCATCATTGAGCCACAGGAAGTGTGCAGAGAAGAGGCCAATACCAGCTCCAGCCACTCCCCCTCCCCAAGAACAGTCTACACTTTTAATGATGGCAAG GTGCACCTGGGCGGGGGCATCTGGGTTCAGGAAGAGAAGTGGCACCAGCTCCAGCGGACACAGGGAGACTCCAAGTTCACCAAGAACCTGGCCGTCATGATCTGGGGCACTGAGACCCTCAAGAACAGGAGTGTCACTGGTGTGGCCACCAAAAAGAAGAAAGATGCCCTTCCCAAGCCCCCCCTCTCCCCAAGCAAGCTCAAAATAGTTAGAG AGTGTCTGTATGACCGAGTGTCTCAAGAAACGGCGGACGGCGCAGAGATCACACAAAGATTGTCCAAAGTGAACAAATACATCTGTGAAAAAATTATGGATATCAACAAATCCATCAAGAACGAGGAGAGGCGGGAATCGAAGCTGCTCATTAGACAAACCGTCAAGATGGAGAATTTCACCTACGATGGCATGTAG
- the LOC139406613 gene encoding BEN domain-containing protein 5-like isoform X1 — translation MYAFVRFLEDDMCYALPASNVKDFRPLHKTDFDNQKVYLVLRTEDNGTGQPCKAQILALADNVDEFEHSIMQKKMKIPKMSTRNMGNSVENHFGEERLPLRHKKAQTPDHGRPTANSSKSLAAVVARLERNAVSSCMEGEEDLEEDKMEEEEEEEEEEEEEEGDSGPEDAVVPRVLYEELVHSYRQQEEEVRRLQQELERTRRQLVQQAKKLKEYGSLLTEVKELRDFNRRLQDVLLMRLGSGERHTLSSHLSLQPPMHICSEPMHDNGTQTIKAEVVEPIIEPQEVCREEANTSSSHSPSPRTVYTFNDGKVHLGGGIWVQEEKWHQLQRTQGDSKFTKNLAVMIWGTETLKNRSVTGVATKKKKDALPKPPLSPSKLKIVRECLYDRVSQETADGAEITQRLSKVNKYICEKIMDINKSIKNEERRESKLLIRQTVKMENFTYDGM, via the exons ATGTATGCTTTTGTGAGGTTCTTGGAAGACGATATGTGTTACGCTTTACCCGCTTCAAATGTGAAAGATTTTAGACCTCTGCACAAAACAGATTTTGATAATCAGAAGGTGTATCTGGTTCTCAGAACAGAAGATAATGGTACAGGCCAGCCGTGCAAAGCACAGATTCTTGCCCTTGCAG ATAACGTTGATGAGTTTGAACATAGTATAATGCAAAAAAAGATGAAAATTCCGAAGATGTCAACAAGGAATATGGGAAATTCAGTTGAGAACCACTTTGGGGAGGAACGACTGCCACTGAGACATAAAAAG GCTCAGACACCGGACCATGGGCGTCCCACTGCCAACTCCTCCAAGAGCCTGGCAGCGGTGGTGGCCCGCCTGGAGAGGAATGCTGTGAGTTCCtgcatggagggagaggaggacctggaggaggacaagatggaagaggaggaggaggaggaagaagaggaagaagaagaggagggagactctgggCCTGAGGATGCGGTGGTACCGCGGGTTCTGTATGAGGAGCTGGTCCACAGCTAcaggcagcaggaggaggaggttagGAGGCTACAGCAGGAGCTGGAGAGAACCCGCAGGCAGCTGGTCCAGCAGGCCAAGAAGCTGAAGGAGTATGGCAGCCTGCTGACAGAAGTGAAGGAGTTACGTGACTTCAACAGGAGGCTGCAGGATGTGCTCCTCATGAGGCTGGGCAGcggtgagagacacacactctCCAGTCACCTCTCACTGCAGCCTCCCATGCACATCTGTTCAG AGCCTATGCATGACAATGGCACTCAGACAATCAAAGCAGAGGTGGTGGAGCCCATCATTGAGCCACAGGAAGTGTGCAGAGAAGAGGCCAATACCAGCTCCAGCCACTCCCCCTCCCCAAGAACAGTCTACACTTTTAATGATGGCAAG GTGCACCTGGGCGGGGGCATCTGGGTTCAGGAAGAGAAGTGGCACCAGCTCCAGCGGACACAGGGAGACTCCAAGTTCACCAAGAACCTGGCCGTCATGATCTGGGGCACTGAGACCCTCAAGAACAGGAGTGTCACTGGTGTGGCCACCAAAAAGAAGAAAGATGCCCTTCCCAAGCCCCCCCTCTCCCCAAGCAAGCTCAAAATAGTTAGAG AGTGTCTGTATGACCGAGTGTCTCAAGAAACGGCGGACGGCGCAGAGATCACACAAAGATTGTCCAAAGTGAACAAATACATCTGTGAAAAAATTATGGATATCAACAAATCCATCAAGAACGAGGAGAGGCGGGAATCGAAGCTGCTCATTAGACAAACCGTCAAGATGGAGAATTTCACCTACGATGGCATGTAG